tttatttatataaatatttaattaaatataaaatttatatttttttataataatatttataaatttttatatattttattttatataaaataaaattaaattattttatgaaattattaaaattttaaaatatagattattaatgataaataattttttaagtaaaattttaattaaaatttataatattaaataaatttaaatatttttttattaataataattaatataaaaataaatttatattttaattaaatttaaaataaaattaatttttaaaaatattaattaaatttaaatttaaatataataattctcACAATTATCCGACCTGTTACCATGCAAATTGTGATTAACAGCTGAAATCTAAATCACTATTTGGGCCTCAAAAGTGAGAATTGGTTCAGGTTTGAGCTTGCATTGCCATAGAGTCTGAAAACCCAGGAGCCTTTTGTTCTTTACCTTTCCCTTGGACATTGCTCACAGAACTTGAACTGGGCATTAACTTATTTTGGGTTACGATCAACAGGATTTGCAACCCTTGATTCAATTTTCAAGTTGTACTGAATTACgaaaatcaaaatattaaattttataaaatgaaaattaaataaaattaaaatactaaaaaattaaattgaatcaaatcaaattaatttaatttagtttatctGATTTTAAAGAcacattttttatattaatttaatgtatttaagataattattttaaaaatattttttaatacgaaattaaattttgattaatatAAAAGGGGAATCTTATCTGTATTGTCTGTATTAACCGAGTTGGGTGAATTAGCCAAAAATAGGGCGCAGAGCAGGCTTCTTAATAGCGGAATTTAGACAGGATCCCGCAGTTTTAGAATGAGGTTGAATACAAGCTGGCAAGTTTGGAGGCTTCCTCAAGCAGAAGCAGCCTCCTCTCATTTATATTGTTTGGATTTATTTGAACTTCACcgattcatatatttatattatttattttattttattttttaaaaaaattgatggGTAGAGCTTCGTTCAATGACAATGACACTGAAAAATCTTGAATGTTTACTCACTTGAATTTTATTATAATGGCATGCCAACTGTGTTGGTGGGCTCAAGCTTTCAGAGTTTGGTAGAGAAATTTTCTATTTTGTGATtcgtttattttataaaaaataatttatatatatataatattttttattatttaattataattttaaattgataatatatatttattttatgtatttataaatattttatattttaataagattattaatgttaaaaaaaataaaaaataattttctctttaaaAACAATtcctttaataaaaaattatattttttatttacttattttttttatatctcaatcactaaaaaaatattttttagaataatatttttcatgaaataaatgaagtattaaaatttgaaaaatttcatTGTAAAACCATATTATAATTTGATTGTTAATTCAGtttgtatatgaaaaatatttttttaaaaaaaaattataaaaatattataatgttaaattaatggtatatatttacatcatataTATGTAAGtattttcatatttcaataaaattattaaagtctagaaaataaaaaaaaattatttaattttttctttaactaagaaaatattttttgttgacTCAATTTTTTGAGTGCTTTAAATActacaaaatataaaaaatattttctttaaaataaacagaatctaagatttaaaatttttaaatatggttttatatttttatattaattttatattcaaaatataaatagtttaattttaagtattaaataaatttaatgaataatttttttaaatcaaaattaagcaaatgaatttTCCCTAgaacataatgtaattaaaatctttattaaattaataaaaaatatattaaatataaaattaatatactaTTCACAATTGTGAAAATCATAAATTTTATGGAAAATAATGTGTGCGAAGataattaaatatgtaaaaatgaaaaattatataattaatgtaattattatatttattttcctggttgattattatattaaatttcatGAAACATCATCATAATTAATTGGCAGAATGATAATTCCACTGAATAATTATTAGTGAAAATGAGATTGATTGAGATAATTGAGCATTGAAAATATTGGAGATTTAATGACATGGAAAGCAGCTGACAGTCTCCAATGGACCCCTTCCTTCAATCCTTCACATGCTGCCCACTAACATCTACATCTCAACCATTTAATGGATGGGCCATATTTTTGATGGGACATTACCAAGATTAAATACccaatttaaatcaattaaatagTTTTAACTACCCCAATAAATTATTGTACATAACAggaacattaaaaaaaaatattgtttctttaaatataaaaatttaatttttttttattatttttaaaatataaaataaatatatttaaaaacacattgaataatttttttttttaataagtctCTATGAGCTCACAAATGGATTAGTTTATGGGTCAATATGAAACGATGGACATAGACATCAAATCTAtcttaataacaataataataataataaattttgccTGATTTCCTAATTATAATCATTTGATTCTTGAAATGTTTTGGTTTTACGTAGAAGACAAACTCTTAACCATTGCAAAtggaaaagaaattgaaaaatcaCATTGCTTTACCTAATCTTGATTTCTTGAAGGGATGAGAAAGGAAGGGTGAGAATTTTTTCAAGCAAAAGATAAAGAATAGCACCATTAGAGGCTTCTAGTTATGTAAGTAAATTTCTTGTAGGTTTatgagaaaataaataaataaatagaaaaggCTAGGAGACTATTACTATCAATGCCTTGAGTCAAAGAAGAAGCACTTCACAAACCTAAAATccacaaagaaattaaaaaaaaaaaagtgaaagaaTTCTATCACACCTCACTTTCCAATGAAAGCCACAACCCACATGATCTTGCTTGGGGATATTGAAAGATCACAGCCTCCCCTCTCAAAAGAAGATCTTCTCTCTATACCTATTTCCCAAACTCCCCCAAAATCCACTTCACTCCAAACAATGCCATCACCTCAAGAACCCCACCTCATAAGCCTCTGCCCACCTAATCTTAGTGGCTGATTTAGTTGAATTTTGACACATGTCAAATCCTTATTGAAACACATGTCTTGGATAAAAAAATCATATCTTAGATTGCCTTAACCGTTAAATACAACTGATAACTGCTGACTAATAGCTGGTAATTGATAATAGCtgatttatattaagtatttagtaaaattatatttagctgttactattaatatgtaaaatgattaataagtgtatatatcatataatttattttattattaaattaaaattttagttattaatttaatatattatattatttattatattattaaaataaatatataattattgaattattatattatatcatttattttattattgaaattaaaaataattaaataactttaaaaatatagttaCAAAATAACAACGTAATTATTATTGTTggtaaagaaaaaaattataattaattttaagttcttaaatataaaaaacttattttttttataataaataaatattttatattttatattatcaatAAAAAGTATTTTAACAAAGTTATAATGCGCTAATtaagatattaaaattataaataaaaaaataaaagtattaaaaatattaatttttgagttaaatgaaAAAGATGATATgttctaaataaaaaataaaatcaaaacaaTTATCAACGGATGAGAAAcaactctaaaaatagagcttaTATAAACTGCAGCAACTGATAGATATCATATCAGTTACCCATCAGCTATTAGCTTTACTTTTTTAAATTTACCAAACACTTTAATTCACTTGTTTAAATATCTATCGGCTATCAATTATACCCAATTACACCTAACAGGTGAGCTAAACACCCCTTGTTTGGCCATCACAATCATGCACTAGCATGTGTTAACCCGTTAGCCCCCCAAACTTGCAAATCCAACCCCAAAATTATCGAACTTGGTGATGTGAGGAAGGGGCCCTAAATGATGGATCCAAAAGGCAAAGTACAGGGTGAGGTGCAATTATTCATGCCATGAATTTCATCCTAAGCAAGTGAGAATTGCAAAAAATTCCTCTTCCCCTACATCCACAAAAAGCAGAAAAAAGGGCATACAAGCAAAAGCTATTAGAGAGACTATAATAaaatctatataatttgatgcaaaaTTCACTAAGCGATTGATTCCCACTCTCTCATTGTGATAGATACCCAAACTCACACCccctaccaaaaaaaaaaaaaagacttcttTCTCTCTCTGCGTATATTTCTTTCTCCCTGCAACTCTCCCCTTCTTGTTCTCTCTCAATGACCAACTCATAGAGAGAGAGGTAGCGATGAAGAACACCATTAAATGCTGTATCTCTTGCATTCTACCATGTGGAGCTCTAGACGTGATTCGAATAGTACACTGTAATGGTCGGGTAGAAGAAATTAGTGGCACAATCCAAGCAAGCGAGATCATGAAAGCATACCCAAAGCACGTCTTGAAAAAGCCCTCTTCTCCCTCCGACGATGGTGTGGTTCCAAAGATCGTTATAGTCCCACCTGACGCAGAGCTTCAGCGTGGAAAGATCTATTTTCTAATCCCAGTTCCATCAACCCCAGAGAAGAAGCCTCCTCGATCAAGAAATTACAGCAGCAGgagaaaaagaagagagaatAATAACAACAACGATCATAATAACAGTGAAACCAACAGCCTAAGCAATAACGTCGTCAGCAACTCCATTTCAATGACCACAAACCTTCTCATTTCTGATCGGTACTTGAGTGAGATACTATCAGAGAAGCTATCAACTCAGAGAGATCGAAGAAGAGGTCGTGTTGGGGTGTGGAGGCCACACTTAGAAAGCATATCTGAGACGCCAAATGATTCTTGATGGAGATTCTTGATGAGTTTGTAATAAGctatgatttttctttctttgtgATTCATTTCCATTAGGGTTCAAGAACTGCATATTATATTCATTTGCCTTTTCTTTCCGtgcccttctctttctctttcaattTTATCTCTTTCAATTTCCCCTTTTAGTGTACATAGAGGCATAGAggggaaaaaaaattcaaaagacggGTTAAGGTTTGGAAATTGATGGTGGTGGTGATGATGATCATGGAACTAAACAGTTGTGGTTGGATCTTGCTACTGCACATATGATCAAGGCCATAAGTAATTATTTTGAGAGCTTCATTCAAGTGTGCCTTTTAATTAGTGCAGAAATTCATGAAGAAAGCAATATGATTTTTGTAATAATAATTACAAATGTTcttaatttatttgcaataattaaGGAAGATATAATGTTACTGAGAGGGATCCCACTACTACTGTACGAAGTACCAAGCATTGTTTCAATATGAATTGAAAGATGATTGTGAAATGATGATTGTTAGCTACCATTCAATTCTCATTACCCCATTTTGCccattatttgaattttttttacaaggaaaatttttaatattgCTTATAAGAAATTGGTCTTTGTAGTTTGAAATTTTTCTTACCTATACCAAAGTGTATAAATATGTATTGTTATTTAAGACTAATGCCAAAGTGTATAAATATGTGTTGTTTTTTTAAGACTAATGTTATTAAATCTGCTTGGAAGTTGACCCGGTGAAGGAGAAAGTGAATGAGTTGATAGTTTAACTAGTAAGTCAATAGTTGAATCAGtgagttattaaaaattaattaaatatatataatttaattaattattaattaaatataacatctattaatataaataaataaaattaattaattaaattttaattatttaaaataaaattttaatatgtattGAGTTATATTTAACCAATTTTTAtagtgtttttaaattttatatatataaaaatattcaagtaatataatgcataaatttttttataaatgtataatttctctttttaatatttttaaaatattaagtatatttaaaatattaaatatattaaaacaaaaaaaaatacattACTATCAGGCTAATttgattgattttaattttaaaagattgAGTTTAATTTTAAAAGCTAATTTAATTGTGTTTAATTCTTTATATCAATACTAAAAAAAaggattttattaaataattggaTCAATCAAGTCAATAAGGTTACATTGATTCATTGGTTTAACCACCGAATTGATCAGGTTATATCAAATCACTTTCTTATCTTATTTAACTATAAATTCAGACTGATTTATAGATTTACTGATTCAACTGACTAATTTAATTCGAATTTAATAACAATGTTTAAGACTTATCATTATTTTAATTGAGTTATAAATAAGAATTACTCTGTAGTTGGTATGACAAAATGCTTGCATCACTCTTCTATCTAGAGAATCAGCcatttaatattattatcattatcatctTTCTTTCTAGAGCCAACACAAAAATTAATTCATGTCAATTAGAAGAATAAATAATGCCATGATATCACATGTGGAAAATTGACTAAATCCAATTATATTTCAGGTGTTTGTGAGTGCAAACTAATATGTTGAAAATATAATTGTACTATATATACATAGACAATATCTTATGCATGTTGTTAATAATAAAGTGCTTTATGACGTATTTTTACACTATTCTCATCTATagctatgaaaaaaaaattattaaaaaacgtTGATGTTCTTTTCATGATAGTGTTATAgggtaataataaaaaattatgaagtattttaatttttataattaaatttgaagtttgcataaTTGTCAATTAAACTCTCACATTTGATTTATATCTCAAACTTGAAAggtatttgtaattttttttttgtattttttattatttttagttgAGAGCTGCACTTTATAAATTTATCATTGATAGCTGATATTAATGGGTAATTGATTCAGAGGAATAATTGTTTTTTGTTCTAGTGGTTTGATCCACCTTGCAGTGGTGGGAGAAGGAGCTACTGACACATTTGCTTCGGCATAGAAATACTCCTTAAAAAGAAAGTTATGGAGATAGAGGAAATTAATAACTGGTAAATAAATGCGGTGAAAAGTATGATGAAAAAATGATACACTAATTAATAATTTGCAAAGTAGAGTTGAAGTGTtgataaagacaaaaaaaaaaaatttaaatgatgaTATAGGTTATTTGAAGAAAGAGTTGACTGTGCAAagaatgaaaattttgatttttcttttattttgatcTGTTTTTAGAGTTGTATTATGTTATTATGTATAATATTGTAACAAAGCTTTGTTAATGTTGGCTTGAATGTATAGGTTGATTAGAATGAGATAGAGTAATTATATCTGTAAAATAAATTTGGCTTATAATTTTTAGTTTATTGAAATATACTAATGGTTTATTAACGGTCGGGTCAATTTGAAACATCAATTAAACATAAGAGTTTAATTGGTAATTATACAaacttcaaaatttaattacaaaaatggGTAAACTTCATGATTTTTTTTTGACAATTAACCCTATTTTATATAGTATagtttaaaattttacatatattGAAGTTATTTAAAAATCAGTGTACAATAAAAGTTATTTAAAAGTTTTGTTATTCATTCTCTTTATCTCAAATTTTATTATAGCTATGCCCATTGATAATGCTAATATAAATGATTGAAAGCTCTTGAGTTAGATCTcatctaaatatttttatttttgttataataaatacatttttaattcatttaaatgataaataaattaatttaattttattataattacaaAATAACTTTTGAAATTTAAGCATTAATATTATAGACAATTTAAAAATAGGGACCTTTATataatttggttatttttatttccattttagctataaatttagtttcaatttaaaaaaaaaaaatatgattctcttaaaaaaaattcaagcatataattaaaattaaagagtAAGAAATTAATGTAGTATTATCTTTTTCATTATAGTTACATAGGCAGTTCAACTATTGGATGTGCACTAAAAGTAGTGGAATTTCCTAATCATTTTAATTGTGTGACTTTTTTACCATAGTTTTTTGTTTTACATAATTATATGCTTCTCTATTATTCAAAATTtaacaattattattttttatgtaaaaaaaaaaagtgaaattgaaatactttaaaaaattataaacatcgttaaaatattataaatatattaacgaAATTTATAggttaaacattttaatttttttcttatttaggtggcgtgtgtgtgtgtgtatatatatatatatatagagagagagagagagagagagagagagagagagagagagagagagagagagagagagagagagagtgcttTTGAGCTATAGGGCATAAATCTTTGGCCAAGACCATCAACATAACACAACAAATGCTATTGAAGGAGTAAATAGTCGAAAAGAGTAGgaccaaaatttaatttaattttttcccaataaaatatattttaatagctAGAACACATAAACTTTGATAGAGCACATACCCATCAAGTAATTTTCCTTATAATCATTAGAATTTTGATTAGATGATCAAAGTGAGTTTGAGTTGCATGGAATAATAGTCCCCACATAACTTTCCACCATAGAATAATTATTAATGCACTTCTATCGAGCTTGCACTGATAAGTGGGTTGGCTGAGGGCATGTGTTTAAAGTATTTTGGGTATGAACCCGGTAAGAACCCTCCAACGCTCAAATTAAAGTTGATACGAGAAAtagtatattatattaattagggAGAAAGAACATACCTCCATAGATGATCTGATATCTTTATATAGGATATAAATAATGGTTAATTATGGTAAATCAACTATGTAATTATATAGATATTATTAACTAGCATAATTATAGAGTTACATTTCTATTTATAGTGTATAATAATAAGCATTGCTATATTTGGCAATCCTATCaagattgtttatctttaattgaGATTTTTTCCTTTCATTGAGTGGGTCTTACAGTGGTTGAACCAATTGACTGAATATCATGATTTAACCATTAAATATCACTAGGCTCATGAATTATCCAAAAACCAGAGTTACTGGATTAATTATGTATATTTTGAGGAGCTATATCATTAGTCCCCCCCGCCCCTTGAGTACAAATCTTTATATTCGTTTACATGTCCAAGCTTTGGTCATcgccctaaattttttttttttagtgcggACTATTGTTTTGATAAACTTGATAATGGTAAAATTTTCGCCTTAGATGGATTTGCACCTTCGATTTACTTAGTTTGGTAAACTATTCCTTAGGTGAACTTGCACCTTTAATTTGCTTACTTGGTGAGCTATCATTTTAGATGGGGTAAGCACCTTTATTTTAGCCTAATAGACTATCGTCGTAGATGGGCTATGTATTTTTGTTTTAGCCTGGCAGACTATCGCAGTAGATGGGCTAAGCACCGTTGTTTTAGCCTGACGAACTATCGTCGTGGATGGGCTAAGCACATTTTATTTTAGCCAGGTGGACTATCACtgtggatgggctaagcacccttaTTTTATTTATCTGCAAAAATAATGCTTGTATAAGTATTTTTATGAAGATTGAAGATAATACATATAATGCATCTTGTAAACTTATCCATGATTTCTCAATAAatagtattataaatataatatataatgtaCATTTCCAACGGATTTACCAactaattttgataaaaaaaataaaggctTTCAGATTTAAAGAATATTTGAGAGTGATATGCTATTCATAAATACATATTCATATATAGATAGTtataaaatgaatttgaattttaATCACATCTAAATTCTGTTGTATAATAAGTACAAGCGAAATAGAAATCAAAAGCAATGCAAGATCATGGAAATTAgagcaataaattttaaaataatttcaggtGCCTCCAATTACCATTTATCTTAAAGATAAACTTATACTATAATTTAATCTAATGGAGCATATGCTATTACCCCCaaataattctaaaaattaatttttagaataTTATAATTTTCTGAAGTCTCATTAAACTAAAATACAAtcataatttcttttcatttaaagtcaagcaatgaatttaattttgataataaTAGAATTCTGTGTCAAGAAAATTGACTAAAATTCATATAATGTTGATGGGAAACATTATAGGTAATTTTCAACAAAACACAGCAATGGCCCAAAATACAAAACTGAAGGTGCAGCGATGGACTTATTAAATGCAGCTCTTTTATTACTATTAGCATAAATCAAAACTGTTTCCTTATCATAGAAACATTAACAACTTtgtaaaataaacaaaaattattaaataagaaTTTTTATAAGTTCAAATAATTTGAAAGTTCTGGAACTTCATATTGATCTCCCGTCAATTGTTAAACTATTAAAAATACTCTATAGCAATTGAAAATGtgatggttttttttttcttaatgtcAAATCTTCGTAAATAAAATATGAAAGTATCGCTTGAAGCACATGGGTTATATATAGGCATGTAATAGCAAAGAAGAAAGCATGATGCAATGATAAAATATTTATACTTACTACAAGAAGAATGTCATTGATTGATCCTCCAATAGTGTaataccccaaatttttaaataattagttTGTGTTAATACTGAtaaattcattaatataattCTTTAGGTCATCAGAATTGGCCTCCTTTTGCCGCCCAGTCTCCGCAATAATATCTAATGGATTtatgagtagatattaattttatttataattttaatattattatacatacaaggcatgcccatgcatttaCTTGTAATCATAGGTAAATAGCTATTATAGGCACGCTTTCTGTAGtattattatttgatgaaattgatgttGGTGTCACCTTAGGGTAATTTAAAGCTCTGTGTGTGTGTCGGCGTGCGTGAGGTATGGtactggatatgggtaggacgggcaaatcggcttgagctagtcttgcTTGGGGCCCAGTCCTCTTTGTGATAAGTCAGgatgagtacggctttgagttgatctcgctcaCCCCCGCATTTgggttattaagagaaagtctagcTCAAGTTGATCTCACTAGCagaggttggaattaagagagttgtgtaggggatcagctcccata
The sequence above is a segment of the Hevea brasiliensis isolate MT/VB/25A 57/8 chromosome 11, ASM3005281v1, whole genome shotgun sequence genome. Coding sequences within it:
- the LOC110644386 gene encoding uncharacterized protein LOC110644386 codes for the protein MKNTIKCCISCILPCGALDVIRIVHCNGRVEEISGTIQASEIMKAYPKHVLKKPSSPSDDGVVPKIVIVPPDAELQRGKIYFLIPVPSTPEKKPPRSRNYSSRRKRRENNNNNDHNNSETNSLSNNVVSNSISMTTNLLISDRYLSEILSEKLSTQRDRRRGRVGVWRPHLESISETPNDS